The following are encoded in a window of Pectinophora gossypiella chromosome 8, ilPecGoss1.1, whole genome shotgun sequence genomic DNA:
- the LOC126368689 gene encoding cytokine receptor-like, with translation MSVWCDSARTTRRRRRLWCVFACLCVLSFVSPCTLNINPPNNIYLAHGKNLNISCTSNCNLPSEDLQFTIGSQILPSRIIDNNIIQLYVMRPDVGRKVYICSSKSKKSSPVMNIVYVGPPPHKITDFNCIVDNFQSIDCTWSKPRSDDTPTEYQLTYAMNGAVSEKCNLKDCAKHTKMCCHLDYFTIPTYKPILHTYDFHLKATNELGVNEQFFSFNNYSIVKPKPVYNLIVSNISSRAVELNWQIDDVLREHTFPYTGLVYRIEYQIPTINDSYRNVLEVTMFTKNNNITYNLDQLPYAHMIYKVQILVKIAHESNNFWSKPCELQFETAGERPPRPPDLPPGAFDHSNYQGMTRRIVYAYWKQLEKYEEFGANFTYHLYITTPVVRLSMASHRHNRGYFQFESKSEDPINLTIWSKNAEGFSVNSSNMFIPAYEDTVDLRVLSFTIHSYENGTYLLMWKNSNKVDNYTIFWCTQHTSKICKDGIEYEIIDSRIKKYTKTLPNNANYQFALSANVGIKSSGMVWPKAECAISQDTIAMSDIKITLKYLNINSKTVKLFWSLDCIYDGIITGYNISYYFEDYECTGLILRKFVYISDANQWYVVINDLHPSTRYHVEINVDTNLGLKKYGHNTSFVTLEDTPSAPRNFRIHDIQNESLTISIEPPRPLNANVKHIKYVVYNNGEEIHRVQAQKNNSNDYEQITVGNLRSFTNYSLSVKAYNKHIGVYSDPTNSLFVRTRIGCPSKPMHVGYKYGVITWEPPKYPGGYVDQYLVGIITETGEEIVQQFNGTVSEYYVTLCKSESKGSVKYRVRAENVDIDVHHGALAFSDHVTLPVRHNNERLLFTGEYRSEVVNCGNDDNLFQLLSIIFAGFLSLFIIYGSLKLYRKYKDMADIDKPKLPLGIRLSEQRMVVKTDNILITMDLKIPNKEVSSNVQARNDEESNLCHKEEDELVNKFEGIIPTFQVNLISDNANIHKQVSASAYTENENNLPSRTSDIVDFLMPAGNGYVSATNVTTVAEPSGYVQAMPSISTSSILSNGTIKQPSSSDYVHHSVINNVPLDSDNKSHLFLRDDQNNENYNPDTMLQNGSTEKADLKPASNGYVSLTNVTDKTHTPMKPITTASEASGYVQAMPSISSSRLSNHAIKQPCSSEYDHHTKSSSDNRRNLILQDDKDTESYHSDVSLPCLSKGEVNLLKPTSNGYVSSDNVLNKLINILDSEHPNNVENRPSKDYTQFSLQMG, from the coding sequence ATGTCTGTGTGGTGCGACAGTGCTCGGACTACCCGACGAAGACGACGGCTGTGGTGTGTGTTTGCGTGTTTGTGTGTTCTCTCGTTTGTTTCACCCTGTACACTGAACATAAACCCTCCCAATAACATCTACTTAGCTCATGGGAAAAACCTGAACATTTCGTGTACTTCCAACTGCAATCTCCCTTCGGAAGATCTGCAATTTACAATCGGATCTCAAATTCTACCGTCGAGGATCATAGACAATAACATAATACAATTATACGTCATGCGGCCTGACGTAGGACGTAAAGTTTATATTTGCTCGTCGAAGAGTAAGAAAAGTTCACCTGTAATGAATATAGTATATGTGGGACCACCACCTCACAAAATAACTGACTTCAATTGCATAGTTGATAATTTCCAAAGTATCGATTGTACCTGGTCTAAACCCAGGAGCGATGATACTCCGACGGAATACCAATTGACTTATGCTATGAATGGGGCAGTTTCAGAGAAATGTAACTTGAAAGATTGTGCCAAACATACAAAAATGTGTTGCCATTTAGATTACTTTACCATCCCTACCTATAAGCCTATCTTACATACATATGACTTTCATCTCAAAGCGACAAATGAACTTGGTGTTAACgaacaatttttttctttcaataatTACTCTATTGTAAAGCCGAAACCCGTGTATAACTTGATTGTATCAAATATTAGTTCCCGTGCTGTTGAACTGAATTGGCAAATTGATGATGTTTTAAGAGAACACACATTTCCATACACTGGTCTcgtttatagaatagaatatcaAATACCTACTATAAATGACTCATACAGGAACGTTCTGGAAGTAACTatgtttacaaaaaataataacattacgtACAACTTGGATCAACTTCCTTATGCGCACATGATATATAAAGTACAAATATTAGTAAAGATCGCGCACGAAAGTAATAATTTCTGGTCAAAACCTTGTGAGTTACAATTCGAAACGGCAGGTGAGAGGCCCCCGCGACCGCCTGACCTGCCTCCTGGAGCATTCGATCACAGCAACTATCAGGGTATGACGAGGCGTATAGTATACGCTTACTGGAAACAACTTGAAAAATACGAGGAATTCGGTGCAAACTTCACATATCACTTATACATTACAACTCCTGTTGTGCGTTTATCAATGGCATCGCATCGACATAATCGTGGCTATTTCCAATTCGAAAGCAAATCTGAAGATCCAATAAATCTTACAATATGGTCCAAAAATGCAGAGGGGTTTTCTGTTAACAGCAGTAACATGTTTATACCGGCATATGAAGACACAGTTGATCTACGAGTTTTATCGTTTACTATACATTCATATGAAAATGGAACCTACCTACTGATGTGGAAGAATTCAAACAAAGTcgataattatacaattttttgGTGTACACAGCACACCTCAAAAATCTGCAAAGATGGTATTGAATACGAAATAATAGACTCTAGAatcaaaaaatatactaaaacgTTACCAAATAACGCTAACTATCAATTTGCACTATCAGCTAATGTAGGTATCAAATCCAGTGGGATGGTGTGGCCTAAAGCAGAATGTGCAATATCACAAGATACAATAGCGATGAGTGATATTAAGATAACGTTAAAATATTTGAACATTAACAGTAAAACAGTTAAGCTATTTTGGTCCCTAGACTGCATATATGACGGTATTATAACTGGCTACAATATAAGTTACTATTTTGAAGACTATGAATGCACAGGGCTTATTTTGCGAAAATTTGTTTATATAAGTGATGCTAATCAGTGGTATGTTGTTATAAATGATTTGCATCCTTCTACAAGATACCATGTTGAAATAAATGTAGACACAAACttaggtttaaaaaaatatggtcaTAATACATCTTTTGTGACTTTAGAAGACACTCCATCGGCGCCAAGAAACTTTAGGATACATGATATACAAAACGAATCTCTGACAATATCAATAGAACCTCCGCGACCATTAAACGCCAACGTCAAACATATTAAATATGTGGTATACAATAACGGTGAAGAAATTCACAGGGTACaagcacaaaaaaataattcaaacgaTTATGAACAAATAACAGTAGGCAATCTTCGTAGTTTTACAAACTACTCTTTATCAGTCAAAGCTTACAACAAACACATTGGTGTGTATTCAGATCCAACAAATTCTCTTTTTGTGAGGACCAGGATCGGATGTCCTAGCAAACCCATGCACGTGGGTTATAAATACGGTGTTATTACTTGGGAACCACCAAAATATCCAGGAGGTTACGTGGATCAGTATCTTGTTGGAATTATTACAGAGACTGGAGAAGAAATAGTGCAGCAGTTCAATGGCACTGTATCAGAATATTACGTGACATTGTGTAAAAGCGAATCGAAAGGCTCAGTGAAATATCGTGTGAGAGCGGAAAATGTCGATATCGACGTACACCACGGAGCCTTGGCATTTTCAGACCATGTTACTTTGCCGGTGAGACATAATAATGAAAGGCTTTTATTTACCGGCGAATATAGATCTGAAGTTGTTAATTGTGGAAACgatgataatttatttcaattattatctATTATATTTGCGGGATTtctaagtttatttataatatacggATCTTTAAAACTGTATCGTAAATATAAGGATATGGCTGATATAGATAAACCAAAACTTCCATTAGGTATACGTCTATCAGAACAACGAATGGTTGTTAAAAccgataatattttaataacaatggaTTTGAAAATTCCTAACAAAGAAGTATCGTCTAATGTTCAAGCACGTAATGATGAGGAAAGCAATTTATGTCATAAGGAAGAAGATGAATTAGTAAACAAGTTTGAAGGAATTATTCCAACTTTTCAAGTTAATCTCATCTCTGACAATGCTAATATTCACAAGCAAGTTTCAGCAAGTGCATATacagaaaatgaaaataatttaccaaGTCGAACGTCGGATATAGTAGACTTTTTAATGCCAGCAGGAAATGGTTATGTGTCTGCAACAAATGTGACGACTGTAGCTGAACCATCAGGTTATGTGCAAGCAATGCCATCAATATCCACTAGTAGCATTTTGTCTAATGGGACAATAAAACAACCCAGTTCATCCGATTATGTCCATCATAGCGTGATTAACAACGTTCCACTAGACTCCGACAACAAAAGCCATCTATTCTTACGAGATGACCAAAACAATGAAAACTATAATCCAGATACAATGTTACAAAATGGTAGTACGGAAAAAGCTGACTTAAAGCCAGCATCAAATGGCTATGTGTCTTTAACAAATGTGACAGATAAAACTCATACCCCAATGAAACCAATAACAACTGCATCTGAAGCATCAGGTTATGTACAAGCCATGCCATCAATATCCAGTAGCAGATTGTCTAATCATGCAATAAAACAACCCTGTTCATCAGAATATGACCATCATACTAAATCGAGTTCTGACAACAGACGCAATTTGATCTTACAAGATGATAAAGACACCGAAAGTTATCACTCAGATGTGTCATTACCATGTCTAAGTAAGGGGGAGGTCAACTTATTAAAGCCAACATCAAATGGTTATGTGTCTTCAGACAatgttttgaataaacttataaatattttagatagtGAACACCCTAATAATGTTGAGAACAGACCTTCCAAAGACTATACTCAATTCTCATTGCAGATGGGATGA
- the LOC126368688 gene encoding cytokine receptor-like: protein MAEPCIYTNKRTKCSGLRGLKCQSWICCAILYLCIIASCAAEREENTVFMFPKGDLYVRHGDNLEMFCIAGMNYTAKDLSFTLSGKILPSKIINSTTIRLFIEKPKEQYRQTYYCRNSISNKVELKTVYVASPPAEVKDFKCISRNIDVLNCTWSTPDLIIFTNYSLTFLFNGNAVKPCIANTVQNSLMRYCYWNTTSAPRYRQLEDTYYFLLESQNVFGNRTQNFTIDHYSVVKPDPPMNLKNISVSPHSVLLQWTIPYNIHHFLPSGIEHKIEYQIAKIDDTSVFRQIDTSSLPANNKTYKFNLTNLPYAHRQYGVRVYIKPKRAQSDEFWSDFNNLVFYTASERPAKPPDMMPGSFDQSRFQDGRLLNIYWKQLEEYEEAGANFTYKVLVTQGMRTKTYEPDKNKSLGYLSLNHLDVESLEAMEVRVHSFNEMGFSINSSYLYIPAEKDTRSLRLTLFTKLAYENGTYELSWAGSGYNIDNYTLFWCPHNTTNICTGRINFTYLEATKNKHIINLSRDYRYQFAISANKGMKTSGMTWAKCDISKDGIAMFDFPIHFVDHDAPGKTYVKLKWSMDCTLKEGIINGYNITYCPVFETTTMCDNSLGHLPKPYIINNSKQMEATITDLRPYTTYQFTMALNTTYGLKTIENTTVRITTLEDTPTKPRNVKIFDIEYDSLFISWDLPAHLNGHISQIKYVIKYNDRNRTVKYEDNKSFIVKLTGLTGFTNYTITLQACNEGISSCSEETDPILLRTRIGPPSKMISPTFNNNILSWQKPLYVGGTLDQYQVKIVKDAGEEILLNTTDLSHYVTSCEGAVQNVTYQVRAINFDMDGNHGAWTDSENVSLPSTDEANILLLTFYGDWSNESTVLCKSRDNLFLLFIIMGVLAAVGVGCGVLKTYKKIRKMGDIKPEFPKGLFVPEKEIAKYPFTGIYPSDKDEKPMSDEMLLLPNSKSSSIPSPDIKNTDNDNCASSERTDSTALSDTSQGPVERQNSTSDESTHSSLHLEVEAPKPDENNAKQKERDITNIDTDTCSESSPYFSDNAFKKNKATGYVQPVISPATGYVQAVPTTFNHLPVNPVSQPTTSSYVMAGLPPPIFTTGIPRAGGTSQLPPSGYVRAEDVDARAAMNFPKLGPSPTKVFGPESLPTLPTLPQPPKHAADSSYIQLQSLDSLPSHKPTLRNTVPFKPAASSGYVRPEDAVINKHLNNFISGSQPSEESAILDPTMSPDAYCRFSWSTDPNNDNLHSILANSPGINPSKN, encoded by the coding sequence ATGGCCGAACCTTGCATCTATACGAATAAAAGGACCAAGTGTAGTGGATTGCGGGGACTCAAGTGCCAATCATGGATTTGTTGTGCTATATTGTACCTGTGCATCATTGCCAGCTGTGCTGCAGAAAGAGAGGAAAACACAGTTTTCATGTTTCCCAAAGGGGACCTGTACGTTCGTCATGGCGACAATCTGGAGATGTTTTGCATCGCCGGGATGAATTACACTGCTAAGGATCTCAGTTTTACTTTATCAGGGAAGATTTTACCATCTAAGATTATCAATAGTACTACCATAAGATTGTTTATAGAGAAACCTAAGGAACAATACAGACAGACTTACTATTGCAGAAATAGTATATCTAATAAAGTAGAACTTAAAACAGTGTATGTTGCATCTCCTCCTGCTGAAGTAAAAGATTTTAAGTGCATCTCTAGAAATATAGATGTATTGAACTGCACATGGTCTACCCCTGACTTGATAATATTTACAAACTACAGCTTGACATTCTTGTTTAATGGTAATGCAGTAAAACCATGTATTGCAAATACAGTACAGAACTCGTTGATGAGATACTGTTACTGGAACACTACCAGTGCACCACGATATAGACAACTTGAGGACACATACTACTTCTTGCTGGAATCTCAGAATGTGTTTGGCAATAGGACACAGAACTTTACTATTGACCATTATTCTGTGGTCAAACCTGACCCACCAATGAACCTGAAGAACATCAGTGTGAGCCCTCATAGTGTTCTCCTACAGTGGACAATCCCTTATAACATACACCATTTCTTGCCTAGTGGAATTGAACATAAAATTGAATACCAGATTGCTAAAATAGATGATACCTCAGTATTTCGACAAATTGATACATCATCACTGCCTGCaaataacaaaacatacaaattcAACCTGACTAATCTTCCATATGCACACCGACAATATGGTGTAAGAGTGTACATCAAGCCCAAGCGAGCCCAAAGTGATGAATTTTGGTCAGACTTTAATAACCTTGTATTTTACACTGCAAGTGAAAGACCTGCAAAACCACCTGACATGATGCCCGGTTCCTTTGATCAAAGCAGATTCCAAGATGGTAGGCTATTGAATATCTACTGGAAACAATTAGAAGAATATGAAGAAGCTGGAGCTAACTTTACATACAAGGTCCTGGTAACACAAGGAATGAGAACAAAAACATATGAgcctgataaaaataaaagtctGGGTTATCTTTCACTGAATCATCTTGATGTTGAGTCATTGGAAGCAATGGAGGTTCGAGTTCACTCGTTCAATGAAATGGGATTCTCAATAAACAGCAGTTATCTGTATATTCCAGCAGAGAAAGATACTAGGTCCCTCCGTCTAACCTTGTTTACTAAGCTAGCATATGAAAATGGCACTTACGAACTTTCTTGGGCTGGATCTGGCTATAACATTGATAACTATACATTATTTTGGTGTCCACATAACACTACAAACATATGTACTGGCCGTATCAACTTTACATACTTAGAAGCCACTAAGAATAAACACATCATTAACTTATCTAGAGATTACAGATACCAATTTGCTATATCTGCAAATAAAGGTATGAAGACTAGTGGTATGACTTGGGCAAAATGTGACATTTCTAAAGATGGTATAGCAATGTTTGATTTCCCCATACATTTTGTGGACCATGATGCACCTGGCAAAACTTATGTGAAGTTAAAATGGTCTATGGATTGTACCTTAAAAGAAGGCATTATAAATGgttataatattacatattgCCCTGTGTTTGAGACTACAACTATGTGTGACAATTCTCTAGGCCATCTACCTAAACCCtacattataaataattcaaaacaaATGGAGGCAACTATAACAGATTTAAGACCATACACCACTTATCAATTTacaatggcattaaatactacCTATGGTTTGAAGACAATTGAAAACACAACAGTTCGAATTACTACACTAGAAGATACGCCGACAAAACCACGAAATGTGAAAATTTTCGATATAGAATATGATTCTCTATTCATATCATGGGATCTTCCTGCTCACTTAAATGGTCACATAAGCCaaattaaatatgttataaAGTATAATGACAGAAACAGAACAGTTAAATATGAGGACAACAAATCATTTATAGTAAAATTAACAGGACTAACTGGATTTACCAACTACACAATTACTTTACAAGCCTGTAATGAAGGAATTAGCTCCTGTTCTGAAGAAACTGATCCTATATTGCTTAGAACTAGAATTGGGCCTCCTAGTAAAATGATTTCACCAACCTTTAACAATAATATTCTTTCGTGGCAAAAGCCATTGTATGTTGGAGGTACTTTAGACCAGTACCAAGTGAAAATAGTTAAGGATGCGGGTgaagaaatattattaaataccacAGATTTATCACACTATGTCACATCATGTGAAGGTGCTGTACAAAATGTCACATACCAAGTAAGGGCAATCAATTTCGATATGGATGGCAATCATGGGGCATGGACAGATTCAGAGAATGTCTCTCTCCCCTCAACAGATGAAGCAAACATTTTGTTGCTTACTTTCTATGGTGACTGGAGTAATGAGAGCACAGTTTTGTGTAAAAGTagagataatttatttttgctttttattattatgggtGTACTCGCAGCTGTAGGTGTAGGATGTGGTGTGTTGAAAACTTACAAGAAAATCAGAAAAATGGGTGATATAAAACCAGAGTTCCCCAAAGGTTTATTTGTACCTGAAAAAGAGATAGCTAAGTATCCCTTTACGGGAATATATCCTTCAGATAAAGACGAAAAACCAATGTCAGATGAGATGTTACTACTTCCCAACAGTAAGAGTAGTAGTATTCCTTCTCCTGATATCAAAAATACAGACAATGATAATTGTGCGTCTAGTGAACGCACTGACAGTACTGCTTTGTCAGATACTTCGCAAGGTCCAGTTGAACGCCAAAATTCGACTTCTGATGAGAGCACACATTCTTCGTTACACTTAGAAGTAGAAGCGCCCAAGCCTGACGAAAACAATGCTAAGCAAAAAGAAAGAGATATCACAAACATAGACACAGATACTTGTAGTGAAAGCTCTCCCTATTTCAGCGATAATgcatttaagaaaaataaagctACTGGTTACGTACAACCTGTAATAAGTCCAGCAACAGGCTATGTCCAGGCGGTCCCAACAACTTTCAATCATTTGCCGGTGAACCCCGTGTCGCAACCTACAACATCGAGCTATGTCATGGCTGGTTTACCACCACCTATATTCACTACGGGAATTCCTCGAGCCGGTGGGACAAGCCAACTACCTCCATCGGGTTATGTGCGCGCTGAAGATGTGGACGCGAGAGCAGCTATGAATTTCCCTAAGCTAGGGCCGTCACCTACAAAGGTTTTCGGACCAGAAAGCTTGCCTACTTTGCCCACCTTGCCACAACCACCAAAACACGCCGCAGATAGCAGCTATATTCAACTACAATCATTAGATTCTTTACCTAGTCATAAACCGACTTTAAGAAATACTGTGCCATTTAAACCGGCTGCTTCTAGTGGCTACGTACGACCAGAAGACGCGGTTATAAACAAGCACCTAAACAACTTCATATCTGGCAGCCAGCCCAGCGAGGAGTCAGCTATCCTGGACCCAACTATGTCTCCAGACGCGTATTGTCGTTTCTCCTGGAGCACCGACCCCAACAACGATAACTTACATTCGATACTCGCAAATTCACCGGGGATAAACCCATCTAAAAACTGA